One Streptomyces sp. B21-105 genomic region harbors:
- a CDS encoding TIGR00730 family Rossman fold protein: MATGNPEGKKQPPDEQRLGPVLRRRDQVQSSTTDQRLLDERAPSDWVHTDPWRVLRIQSEFIEGFGTLAELPAAISVFGSARTPAGSPEYEVGVRLGGALVDAGWAVITGGGPGAMEAANKGASEAGGVSVGLGIELPFEQGLNPYVDIGLNFRYFFVRKMMFVKYAQGFVVLPGGLGTLDELFEALTLVQTQKVTRFPIVLFGTEYWGGLIDWLKNTLIAQGKASEKDLLLFHVTDDVEEAVALVSKEAGR, from the coding sequence ATGGCTACAGGGAACCCCGAGGGCAAGAAGCAGCCACCGGACGAACAGCGCCTGGGACCGGTCCTTCGCAGGCGGGACCAGGTGCAGTCGAGCACGACCGACCAGCGGCTGCTGGACGAACGGGCCCCCTCGGACTGGGTGCACACCGACCCCTGGCGGGTCCTGCGCATCCAGTCGGAGTTCATCGAGGGCTTCGGGACCCTCGCCGAACTTCCCGCGGCGATCAGCGTGTTCGGGTCCGCCCGGACGCCGGCGGGCTCACCGGAGTACGAGGTCGGGGTACGGCTGGGCGGCGCCCTCGTCGACGCCGGGTGGGCCGTGATCACGGGCGGCGGCCCGGGCGCGATGGAGGCGGCCAACAAGGGCGCGAGCGAGGCGGGCGGCGTCTCCGTGGGCCTCGGCATCGAGCTGCCCTTCGAGCAGGGGCTCAACCCGTACGTCGACATCGGCCTGAACTTCCGTTACTTCTTCGTGCGGAAAATGATGTTCGTGAAGTACGCGCAGGGCTTCGTGGTGCTGCCCGGCGGTCTCGGCACGCTGGACGAGCTGTTCGAGGCCCTCACCCTCGTCCAGACCCAGAAGGTCACCCGCTTCCCGATCGTCCTGTTCGGCACGGAGTACTGGGGCGGCCTGATCGACTGGCTCAAGAACACCCTGATCGCCCAGGGCAAGGCGTCCGAGAAGGACCTCCTCCTCTTCCACGTCACGGACGACGTCGAGGAAGCGGTGGCCCTGGTGTCGAAGGAAGCCGGCCGCTGA
- a CDS encoding GNAT family N-acetyltransferase: MEISAAGRLEVRITAADVGKRVSVRCLTDAGAADAKFTDTVGVLTSWDDGVLAITRKSGESVRVDASSLVAGKVVPAAPARRRGPAAGYRELAGVAARAWRPVESARLGEWELRAAAGFTRRANSVLPLGDPGMPLDAALDAVRAWYGARGLPAYVQTATGAEGTEELLCAELDRRGWVREVTAELWIGALAPVADRADAEGVVLSREADEAWLARYQRKGVSEVALRVLTGRSSHSGESGGGGSGGGPSVWFASVPAPEGGAPAAIGRCVVDGRWAGFAAVEVAPGHRRRGLATTVMAALAGRALDEGASAAWLQVEEENEVARALYAGMGFAAHHAYHHYREPAGEPSPGPGPSSEAS; encoded by the coding sequence GTGGAAATCTCGGCCGCCGGACGTCTCGAGGTCCGCATCACCGCTGCTGACGTGGGAAAACGCGTCTCCGTGCGGTGCTTGACCGACGCTGGAGCCGCCGACGCGAAATTCACCGACACGGTCGGGGTTCTCACATCATGGGACGACGGTGTGCTCGCGATCACACGAAAGAGCGGGGAGAGCGTCCGTGTTGACGCGTCCTCGCTGGTCGCGGGGAAGGTCGTGCCCGCCGCCCCGGCCCGCCGCCGGGGGCCGGCCGCCGGCTACCGGGAGCTGGCCGGCGTCGCCGCGCGGGCCTGGCGGCCGGTGGAGAGCGCCCGGCTCGGCGAGTGGGAGCTGCGGGCGGCCGCCGGGTTCACCCGACGGGCCAACTCGGTGCTGCCGCTCGGCGACCCCGGCATGCCCCTCGACGCGGCCCTGGACGCCGTACGGGCCTGGTACGGCGCCCGCGGGCTGCCCGCCTACGTGCAGACGGCGACGGGCGCCGAGGGGACCGAGGAACTGCTCTGCGCGGAGCTGGATCGGCGCGGGTGGGTGCGTGAGGTGACGGCGGAGCTGTGGATCGGGGCACTGGCGCCGGTCGCCGACCGGGCGGACGCCGAGGGTGTGGTCCTGTCCCGGGAGGCCGACGAGGCGTGGCTGGCGCGGTACCAGCGCAAAGGGGTGAGCGAGGTGGCCCTGCGGGTGCTGACAGGGCGGTCCTCCCACTCGGGCGAGAGCGGGGGCGGCGGGAGCGGGGGTGGGCCGTCGGTGTGGTTCGCCTCGGTGCCCGCGCCTGAGGGCGGGGCCCCGGCCGCGATCGGACGGTGTGTGGTGGACGGCCGCTGGGCCGGCTTCGCCGCCGTCGAGGTGGCTCCGGGGCACCGCCGCCGGGGACTCGCCACGACGGTGATGGCCGCGCTGGCCGGCAGGGCGCTCGACGAGGGCGCGTCGGCGGCCTGGCTGCAGGTGGAGGAGGAGAACGAGGTAGCGCGCGCTCTCTACGCCGGGATGGGCTTCGCGGCCCACCACGCCTACCACCACTACCGGGAGCCCGCCGGGGAGCCCTCACCCGGCCCGGGCCCGTCGTCGGAGGCGTCGTGA
- a CDS encoding bifunctional succinyldiaminopimelate transaminase/glutamate-prephenate aminotransferase, which translates to MPSASSAVSDRLPTFPWDKLEPYKKTAAAHPDGIVDLSVGTPVDPVPDLVQKALIDAADSPGYPTVWGTPALRDAITGWLERRLGARDVTHRHVLPIVGSKELVAWLPTQLGLGPGDKVAYPRLAYPTYEVGARLARARYEVYDDPTELDPADLRLLWLNSPSNPTGRVLSKAELTRVVDWARRHGVLVFSDECYLELGWEADPVSVLHPDVNGGSYEGIVSVHSLSKRSNLAGYRAAFLAGDPAVLGPLLEIRKHGGMMTSAPTQAAVVAALGDDAHVHEQRERYAARRALLREALLSHGFRIEHSEASLYLWATRDESCWSTVAHLAERGILVAPGDFYGEAGEKFVRVALTATDERVRAAVARL; encoded by the coding sequence GTGCCCTCCGCGTCCTCCGCAGTCTCCGACCGACTTCCCACCTTTCCCTGGGACAAGCTGGAGCCGTACAAGAAGACGGCCGCAGCCCACCCGGACGGCATCGTCGACCTGTCGGTCGGCACCCCGGTCGACCCGGTCCCCGACCTGGTGCAGAAGGCCCTGATCGACGCGGCGGACTCGCCCGGCTACCCGACCGTGTGGGGCACCCCGGCCCTGCGCGACGCGATCACCGGCTGGCTGGAGCGCCGCCTCGGCGCCCGCGACGTCACCCACCGGCACGTGCTCCCGATCGTCGGCTCCAAGGAGCTCGTGGCCTGGCTGCCGACCCAGCTGGGCCTCGGCCCCGGCGACAAGGTGGCGTACCCGCGGCTCGCCTACCCGACGTACGAGGTGGGCGCGCGCCTGGCCCGCGCGCGGTACGAGGTCTACGACGACCCGACGGAGCTCGACCCCGCCGACCTCCGGCTGCTCTGGCTGAACTCCCCGTCCAACCCCACCGGCCGGGTGCTGTCCAAGGCCGAGCTCACCCGCGTGGTCGACTGGGCGAGGCGGCACGGGGTGCTGGTCTTCTCCGACGAGTGCTACCTGGAGCTGGGCTGGGAGGCCGACCCCGTCTCGGTCCTCCACCCCGACGTCAACGGCGGCTCCTACGAGGGCATCGTGTCGGTCCACTCGCTCTCCAAGCGGTCGAACCTGGCCGGGTACCGGGCGGCCTTCCTGGCAGGCGACCCGGCCGTCCTCGGCCCCCTGCTGGAGATCCGCAAGCACGGCGGCATGATGACCTCGGCGCCCACCCAGGCGGCGGTGGTGGCCGCCCTCGGCGACGACGCCCACGTCCATGAGCAGCGCGAACGCTACGCGGCCCGGCGCGCCCTGCTGCGCGAGGCGCTGCTGTCGCATGGCTTCCGCATCGAGCACAGCGAGGCCAGCCTCTACCTCTGGGCCACCCGCGACGAGTCCTGCTGGAGCACGGTCGCCCATCTGGCCGAGAGGGGCATCCTGGTGGCCCCCGGCGACTTCTACGGCGAGGCCGGCGAGAAGTTCGTCCGCGTGGCGCTGACGGCGACGGACGAACGCGTACGCGCGGCAGTGGCGCGCCTGTAG
- a CDS encoding DivIVA domain-containing protein → MFLFLVIALAVVVAAVTLAVLGGGEGTGPLPEAVPERLHDPLPPDRPLDRSDVDRLRFPLAARGYRMSDVDDALNRLAAELAERDARIADLESALAGAQASATPHVSTTTPHVSTDTSHVSMEKKAPEDQK, encoded by the coding sequence ATGTTCTTGTTCCTGGTCATCGCGCTCGCCGTGGTGGTCGCCGCGGTGACGCTCGCCGTGCTGGGCGGCGGCGAGGGCACCGGCCCGCTGCCGGAGGCCGTCCCCGAGCGGCTGCACGACCCGTTGCCCCCCGACCGCCCGCTCGACCGGTCCGACGTCGACCGGCTGCGCTTCCCCCTCGCCGCGCGCGGCTACCGCATGTCGGACGTGGACGACGCCCTCAACCGCCTCGCCGCCGAGCTCGCCGAGCGGGACGCCCGCATCGCCGACCTCGAGTCCGCCCTGGCCGGTGCGCAGGCTTCGGCCACGCCCCACGTCTCGACGACCACGCCCCACGTCTCGACGGACACGTCCCACGTCTCGATGGAGAAGAAGGCCCCGGAGGACCAGAAGTGA
- the fdxA gene encoding ferredoxin — MTYVIAQPCVDVKDKACIEECPVDCIYEGQRSLYIHPDECVDCGACEPVCPVEAIFYEDDTPEEWKDYYKANVEFFDELGSPGGASKLGLIERDHPFVAALPPQAE; from the coding sequence GTGACCTACGTCATCGCGCAGCCTTGTGTCGACGTCAAGGACAAGGCGTGCATCGAAGAGTGCCCGGTCGACTGCATCTACGAGGGCCAGCGGTCCTTGTACATCCACCCGGACGAATGCGTCGACTGCGGCGCCTGTGAGCCGGTCTGCCCGGTCGAGGCGATCTTCTACGAGGACGACACTCCGGAGGAGTGGAAGGACTACTACAAGGCGAACGTCGAGTTCTTCGACGAGCTCGGCTCGCCGGGCGGCGCCAGCAAGCTGGGGCTGATCGAGCGCGACCACCCCTTCGTCGCCGCGCTGCCGCCGCAGGCCGAGTAA
- the folP gene encoding dihydropteroate synthase: protein MLRLGRREFGAHEPAIMAIVNRTPDSFYDQGATFLDEPALARVEQAVSEGAAIIDVGGVKAGPGEEVTAREEIRRTVGFVAEVRRRFPDVVISVDTWRAEVGAAVCEAGADVLNDAWGGVDPGLAEVAARYGAGLVCTHAGGAQPRTRPHRVTYDDVMADILRVTLGLAERAAELGVPRESIMIDPGHDFGKNTRHSLEATRRIDEMVATGWPVLVSLSNKDFVGETLDRPVKERVVGTLATTAVSAWLGAQVYRVHEVAETRQVLDMVAAIAGHRAPAVARRGLA from the coding sequence ATGCTCAGGCTGGGCAGGCGTGAATTCGGCGCGCACGAGCCGGCGATCATGGCGATCGTGAACCGGACCCCGGACTCCTTCTACGACCAGGGCGCGACCTTCCTCGACGAGCCGGCCCTCGCGCGCGTGGAGCAGGCGGTGTCGGAGGGCGCGGCGATCATCGACGTCGGCGGGGTGAAGGCAGGCCCGGGTGAAGAGGTGACGGCGCGGGAGGAGATCCGGCGGACCGTCGGTTTCGTGGCCGAGGTGCGGCGGCGCTTCCCGGACGTGGTGATCAGCGTGGACACCTGGCGGGCCGAGGTCGGCGCGGCGGTCTGCGAGGCGGGCGCGGACGTCCTGAACGACGCGTGGGGCGGCGTGGATCCGGGGCTGGCGGAGGTGGCCGCGCGGTACGGGGCGGGACTGGTGTGCACGCACGCGGGCGGCGCGCAGCCGCGGACGCGTCCGCACCGGGTGACGTACGACGACGTGATGGCCGACATCCTGCGGGTGACGCTGGGGCTGGCGGAGCGGGCCGCGGAGCTGGGGGTGCCACGGGAGTCGATCATGATCGATCCCGGGCACGACTTCGGGAAGAACACCCGGCACAGCCTGGAGGCGACCCGGCGGATCGACGAGATGGTGGCGACGGGGTGGCCGGTGCTGGTCTCGCTGTCCAACAAGGACTTCGTCGGGGAGACGCTGGACCGGCCGGTGAAGGAGCGGGTGGTGGGCACCCTGGCGACGACGGCGGTGTCGGCGTGGCTGGGGGCGCAGGTGTACCGGGTGCACGAGGTGGCGGAGACGCGGCAGGTGCTCGACATGGTCGCTGCCATCGCCGGGCACCGGGCGCCTGCGGTGGCGCGGCGGGGGCTCGCATAG
- the dapE gene encoding succinyl-diaminopimelate desuccinylase, giving the protein MADTPLDLTLDAAALTAKLVDFRSESGAEKPLADAIEIALRALPHLTVDRLGNNIVARTHFGHAQRVVLAGHIDTVPIADNVPSRLDEDGVLWGCGTCDMKSGVAVQLRIAATVPAPNRDLTFVFYDNEEVAAELNGLKHIAETRPQWLAGDFAVLLEPSDGQVEGGCQGTLRVLLRTRGERAHSARGWMGSNAIHAAAPILARLAAYEARRPVIDGLEYREGLNAVGITGGVAGNVIPDECVVTVNFRYAPDRSEEEALAHVREVFADCGIAEFTVDDHSPAALPGLSHPAAAAFIEAVGGTPLPKFGWTDVSRFSSLGVPAVNYGPGNPHLAHKRDERVETAKILAGEERLRAWLTA; this is encoded by the coding sequence ATGGCCGACACCCCTCTTGACCTCACCCTGGACGCCGCCGCACTGACCGCGAAGCTCGTCGACTTCCGCTCGGAGAGCGGCGCCGAGAAGCCCCTCGCGGACGCGATCGAGATCGCCCTGCGCGCGCTGCCCCACCTGACGGTGGACCGGCTCGGCAACAACATCGTCGCCCGCACGCACTTCGGCCACGCGCAGCGCGTGGTCCTCGCCGGCCACATCGACACGGTGCCGATCGCCGACAACGTGCCGTCGCGGCTGGACGAGGACGGGGTGCTCTGGGGCTGCGGCACCTGCGACATGAAGTCGGGGGTGGCCGTCCAGCTGCGCATCGCGGCGACGGTGCCGGCCCCCAACCGCGACCTGACGTTCGTCTTCTACGACAACGAGGAGGTCGCCGCCGAGCTGAACGGCCTCAAGCACATCGCCGAGACCCGTCCCCAGTGGCTGGCCGGCGACTTCGCGGTACTGCTCGAACCCTCCGACGGCCAGGTCGAGGGCGGCTGCCAGGGCACCCTGCGGGTGCTGCTGAGGACGCGGGGCGAGCGGGCCCACTCGGCGCGCGGCTGGATGGGCTCCAACGCGATTCACGCGGCCGCCCCGATCCTGGCCCGGCTGGCCGCCTACGAGGCGCGCCGGCCCGTCATCGACGGACTGGAGTACCGCGAGGGCCTCAACGCGGTCGGCATCACGGGCGGGGTGGCAGGCAACGTCATCCCCGACGAGTGCGTCGTCACCGTCAATTTCCGCTACGCGCCGGACCGCAGCGAGGAGGAGGCGCTCGCCCACGTCCGCGAGGTCTTCGCCGACTGCGGGATCGCGGAGTTCACGGTCGACGACCACAGCCCGGCCGCGCTGCCCGGCCTCTCCCATCCGGCCGCCGCGGCCTTCATCGAGGCGGTGGGCGGCACCCCGCTGCCCAAGTTCGGCTGGACGGACGTGAGCCGCTTCTCCTCTCTCGGCGTGCCCGCCGTCAACTACGGCCCCGGCAACCCGCACTTGGCGCACAAGCGGGACGAACGGGTGGAGACGGCCAAGATCCTGGCGGGCGAGGAGCGGCTGCGGGCCTGGCTGACGGCCTGA
- a CDS encoding heavy metal transporter, with the protein MPKQSSSKRRGRLLRFGAACVVLSAVAGYVVVQYVAGGTGDPGCRVVSADGTAAYEFTPEQAVNAATIAAVGTDRALPERAVAIALATAIQESALRNLAHGDRDSLGLFQQRPSQGWGTEKQVTDPAYAADVFYKHLEKVRNYTELPLTVAAQRVQRSGYPEAYAKHEGDAVVLAAALTGTSQATLTCDGRSVTTTASGSGSATTATGPAAVRAALQRDFGRGSHRQKGGKGTSSSSSSSSSSSSSSSSSSSSSRSDVPAVESGERTVMLPVSEDTAADGRSARERGWQLAHWAVANASALRIERVSYAGREWVSGTSDTKWRTTASTSAEGVGATAAAGGAGDVRIVTAQ; encoded by the coding sequence GTGCCGAAGCAGTCCTCCTCCAAGCGTCGCGGCCGCCTGCTCCGTTTCGGGGCGGCCTGCGTGGTCCTGTCCGCCGTCGCGGGCTATGTCGTGGTGCAGTACGTCGCCGGCGGCACCGGCGATCCGGGTTGCAGAGTCGTTTCCGCTGACGGAACGGCGGCGTACGAGTTCACGCCCGAGCAGGCGGTGAACGCGGCCACGATCGCCGCGGTCGGCACCGACCGGGCCCTTCCCGAGCGGGCCGTGGCCATCGCGCTCGCGACCGCCATCCAGGAGTCCGCGCTGCGCAACCTCGCCCACGGCGACCGGGATTCGCTCGGCCTGTTCCAGCAGCGGCCCTCGCAGGGCTGGGGCACCGAGAAACAGGTCACCGACCCCGCCTACGCTGCGGATGTCTTCTACAAGCACCTGGAGAAGGTGCGGAACTACACCGAGTTGCCGCTCACCGTCGCCGCCCAGCGGGTGCAGCGCAGCGGCTACCCGGAGGCGTACGCCAAGCACGAGGGGGACGCCGTAGTGCTCGCCGCCGCCCTCACCGGGACCTCGCAGGCGACGCTGACCTGTGACGGCCGCTCGGTCACCACGACGGCGTCGGGGTCGGGGTCGGCCACGACGGCCACCGGTCCGGCGGCGGTCCGGGCGGCGCTGCAGCGCGACTTCGGGCGGGGTTCGCACCGGCAGAAGGGCGGGAAGGGCACCTCGTCGTCGTCCTCATCCTCATCCTCGTCCTCGTCGTCGTCCTCCTCCTCATCGTCGTCGTCGCGGTCCGATGTGCCGGCCGTCGAGAGCGGGGAGCGGACCGTGATGCTGCCGGTGTCCGAGGACACCGCCGCCGACGGGCGCAGCGCCCGCGAGCGCGGCTGGCAGCTGGCGCACTGGGCGGTGGCCAACGCCTCGGCGCTGCGTATCGAGCGCGTCTCGTACGCGGGCCGGGAGTGGGTCTCGGGGACCTCCGACACGAAGTGGCGGACGACCGCTTCCACCAGCGCGGAGGGCGTCGGGGCGACGGCGGCGGCCGGCGGCGCCGGCGACGTGCGGATCGTCACCGCTCAGTAG
- a CDS encoding DNA-3-methyladenine glycosylase I, whose amino-acid sequence MSDGAALAGADGALRCPWALSTPDYVTYHDEEWGRPVHGDDALFERLSLEAFQSGLSWITILRRRPGFRTAFADFQIASVAAFTGDDRARLLADPGIIRNRAKIDATVANARVLADWAPGDLDELIWSHAPDRAGRPVPRTLADVPAVTDESTALSKALKKRGLRFVGPTTAYALMQACGLVDDHLESCVSRAG is encoded by the coding sequence GTGAGCGACGGCGCCGCCCTCGCGGGCGCGGACGGGGCGCTGCGCTGCCCGTGGGCCCTGTCGACGCCGGACTACGTGACGTACCACGACGAGGAGTGGGGCCGCCCGGTACACGGCGACGACGCGCTGTTCGAACGCCTCAGCCTGGAGGCCTTCCAGTCCGGCCTGTCCTGGATCACGATCCTGCGCCGCCGCCCGGGGTTCCGCACCGCCTTCGCCGACTTCCAGATCGCCTCGGTCGCCGCCTTCACCGGCGACGACCGCGCACGTCTCCTCGCCGACCCCGGCATCATCCGCAACCGCGCGAAGATCGACGCGACGGTCGCCAACGCGCGCGTGCTCGCCGACTGGGCGCCGGGCGACCTCGACGAGTTGATCTGGTCCCACGCCCCGGACCGGGCCGGCCGCCCGGTCCCGAGGACCCTCGCGGACGTCCCCGCCGTCACCGACGAGTCGACGGCCCTGTCCAAGGCCCTCAAGAAGCGCGGCCTGCGGTTCGTCGGGCCCACCACGGCGTACGCCCTGATGCAGGCGTGCGGCCTGGTGGACGACCACCTGGAGAGCTGCGTGAGCAGGGCCGGCTGA
- a CDS encoding ATP-binding protein: MSLPLTRRIARAALLVAAGAAAGVGAAGSASAAPALPATPSLGGLTALDTANVGSTVDGATHHVTGLAGKAGGKTVQKAAPVAQKTAGEAAGSAGGLLGDTASTATKGGLPTDSLAKGGLPGAKTLPVKSLPIG; this comes from the coding sequence ATGTCTCTCCCCCTGACCCGCCGGATCGCCCGTGCCGCGCTGCTCGTCGCTGCGGGAGCGGCCGCCGGAGTCGGTGCGGCCGGCTCCGCGAGTGCGGCACCCGCCCTTCCCGCCACCCCGAGCCTCGGCGGACTGACCGCCCTGGACACGGCGAACGTCGGCAGCACGGTCGACGGCGCGACGCACCACGTCACCGGGCTCGCGGGCAAGGCCGGCGGCAAGACCGTGCAGAAGGCGGCGCCGGTGGCGCAGAAGACGGCCGGCGAGGCGGCGGGCTCCGCCGGCGGTCTCCTCGGGGACACCGCGTCGACCGCCACCAAGGGCGGACTGCCGACGGACTCCCTCGCCAAGGGCGGGCTGCCCGGCGCCAAGACCCTGCCGGTGAAGAGCCTGCCGATCGGCTGA
- a CDS encoding enoyl-CoA hydratase/isomerase family protein yields the protein MADTVLYEVSDGLATITLNRPEAMNALNIAAKVALRDAVRDAAADDAVRAVLLTAAGERAFCVGQDLKEHIGLLAAGSKEIMSTVQEHYNPIVRALTEAPKPVVAAVNGVAAGAGLGFALASDYRIVADTASFNTSFAGVALTADSGVSWTLPRVIGPGRAADLLLFPRSITAQEAYELGIANRVVPAASLRTAAEQLARMLAEGPTVAYAAIKEAMAYGFSHSLAETLDKEDELQTRAGASEDHTIAVRAFVEKGTPKYLGR from the coding sequence ATGGCCGACACCGTGCTCTACGAGGTGAGTGACGGGCTCGCGACGATCACGCTGAACCGCCCCGAGGCGATGAACGCGCTGAACATCGCGGCCAAGGTCGCCCTCCGCGACGCGGTCCGGGACGCGGCCGCCGACGACGCCGTACGGGCCGTCCTGCTGACGGCCGCCGGCGAGCGGGCGTTCTGCGTGGGGCAGGACCTCAAGGAGCACATCGGGCTGCTGGCCGCGGGCTCCAAAGAGATCATGAGCACGGTCCAGGAGCACTACAACCCGATCGTGCGGGCCCTGACCGAGGCCCCGAAGCCGGTCGTCGCCGCCGTGAACGGGGTCGCCGCCGGCGCGGGACTCGGGTTCGCGCTGGCCTCGGACTACCGCATCGTGGCCGACACGGCGTCCTTCAACACCTCGTTCGCCGGGGTGGCGCTGACCGCCGACTCCGGCGTCTCGTGGACGCTGCCCCGGGTCATCGGTCCGGGCCGGGCCGCCGACCTGCTGCTCTTCCCGCGCAGCATCACCGCGCAGGAGGCGTACGAGCTGGGCATCGCCAACCGGGTCGTCCCGGCGGCGTCACTGCGCACCGCGGCCGAGCAGCTGGCGCGGATGCTGGCGGAGGGTCCGACGGTGGCGTACGCGGCGATCAAGGAAGCGATGGCGTACGGGTTCTCGCACTCGCTGGCCGAGACGCTGGACAAGGAGGACGAGCTGCAGACCCGGGCGGGGGCGTCCGAGGACCACACGATCGCGGTGCGGGCGTTCGTCGAGAAGGGGACACCGAAGTACCTGGGCCGGTGA